A genomic window from Anticarsia gemmatalis isolate Benzon Research Colony breed Stoneville strain chromosome 22, ilAntGemm2 primary, whole genome shotgun sequence includes:
- the LOC142982693 gene encoding myrosinase 1-like isoform X2, translating to MMWYHLLVSGALLGVSWCTEDWTFPPGFKFGAASSSYQVEGAWNVSDKGESIWDRFTHTRPEKILNGDNGDVACDSYHLWQEDIDNIADLGLHYYRFSISWPRLLPTGFANKISEDGARYYNNLIDGLLEKGIEPMVSLYHWDLPQTLQDLGGWTNPLIADWFADYARVAYSLFGDRVKMWLTINEPMIVCDSAYNTAIIAPGILNSDHGAFLCNKHVLLAHAKAYRVYEEEFRAQYQGEISIANQLIWYEAWTEDDEDIAELAVQYIAGRYSHAIYSEEGGWPPAIEKIIDENSKKKGYATSLLPAFTQEEIELIKGTYDYYAMNYYTSRVVRAAREGEQLIAFPIGDIPDLNAVVGVRPEWPASDASPESSATFFYIYPEGIRRQLVWLKNNYGNLKFAITENGAPDVGGLNDQGRIDYYQKHLKQLLLAIKEDGINLTHFTAWTLMDNFEWTDGYRSKFGLYEVDFNDPLRTRTPRNSARFYANIIKNNALDVE from the exons ATGATGTGGTATCATCTACTCGTGTCTGG CGCGCTGCTAGGCGTGTCATGGTGCACAGAAGACTGGACGTTCCCTCCAGGGTTCAAGTTCGGGGCTGCCAGTTCTTCGTACCAAGTGGAAGGCGCCTGGAATGTCAGCG ACAAAGGAGAAAGCATTTGGGACAGATTCACTCACACCAGACCTGAAAAGATCTTGAACGGTGATAATGGTGACGTCGCCTGCGACTCCTACCATCTGTGGCAGGAAGACATTGACAATATTGCGGACCTCGGACTACACTACTATAG GTTTTCAATATCCTGGCCTCGCCTACTCCCGACTGGATTCGCAAACAAGATCAGTGAAGATGGAGCAAGATACTACAACAACCTGATCGATGGTCTACTGGAGAAAGGCATTGAGCCTATGGTCTCTTTGTACCACTGGGATCTGCCTCAAACTCTTCAAGATCTTG GTGGTTGGACCAACCCTCTGATAGCAGACTGGTTCGCTGACTACGCGAGAGTGGCGTACTCTCTGTTCGGTGACCGAGTGAAAATGTGGCTGACTATCAATGAACCGATGATTGTTTGTGACTCTGCATACAACACTGCAATTATTGCTCCTGGTATTTTAAATTCTGATCACGGAGCCTTTTTGTGCAATAAACATGTTCTACTGGCTCATGCTAAAGCTTACAGAGTGTACGAAGAAGAATTCAGGGCTCAGTATCAAG GTGAAATATCAATCGCCAACCAACTGATCTGGTATGAGGCGTGGACAGAAGACGATGAAGACATAGCTGAGCTTGCTGTACAATATATT GCTGGAAGATATTCTCACGCAATATATTCAGAAGAAGGAGGCTGGCCACCAGCTATAGAGAAGATCATAGACGAGAACAGCAAGAAGAAAGGATACGCTACGTCTCTTTTACCAGCTTTTACTCAAGAGGAAATTGAACTCATTAAGG gaaCATACGACTACTACGCAATGAACTACTACACGTCACGCGTGGTGCGCGCTGCGAGAGAAGGTGAGCAGTTGATAGCGTTTCCTATTGGTGACATACCAGACCTGAACGCGGTGGTAGGAGTACGACCCGAATGGCCTGCGTCTGACGCCTCGCCTGAAAGTAGTGCTACTTTTTTCtat ATCTATCCCGAAGGCATTCGTCGCCAGTTAGTCTGGTTGAAGAACAACTACGGCAATCTAAAGTTCGCTATCACTGAAAATGGAGCTCCTGACGTAGGCGGACTAAATGACCAGGGCAGAATAGATTATTACCAGAAACACTTAAAACAG CTTTTGCTAGCGATCAAAGAGGACGGTATAAATCTGACTCACTTTACTGCATGGACTCTCATGGACAACTTCGAATGGACTGATGGATACAG ATCCAAGTTTGGACTATACGAGGTGGACTTTAACGACCCGTTGCGCACACGCACGCCGCGTAACTCCGCCCGCTTCTACGCTAATATTATCAAGAATAACGCGCTTGACGTGGAATAA
- the LOC142982697 gene encoding myrosinase 1-like, which yields MAWYQVLVLGALLSVSWCTEDWTFPPGFKFGAATSAYQVEGAWNVSDKGESIWDRYTHTRPEDIADGSNGDVACDSYNLWQTDIDNMVDLGLHYYRFSISWSRLLPNGFANKISEDGARYYNNLIDGLLEKGIEPLVTLYHWDLPQNLQDLGGWTNPLIADWFSDYARVAYSLFGDRVKMWLTINEPMAICDVPYNAGAWAPGILSPDHGTHLCNKNLLLAHAKAYRVYDEEFRAMYNGEISLSNILFWFEPWTEDDHDLAELAIQYCAGRYSHAIYSKEGGWPPAIEKIMEENSKKKGYSKSNFPAFTQEEIEFIKGTFDYFALNFYGAMLVRAAEEGEQLGPWPFGDIPDINAVIGYRPEWPENIVSILGIYPEGLRKQLHWLKENYGDMKFLITENGYPTRGEPNDQDRIEYIEVHLREILLAIKEGINLTHYTVWSLMDNFEWADGYGTRFGLYEVDFNDPLRPRTPRDSAAFYAKVIKNHALDEE from the exons ATGGCTTGGTATCAAGTACTTGTGCTTGG CGCGTTGCTAAGCGTGTCATGGTGCACAGAAGACTGGACGTTCCCTCCAGGGTTCAAGTTCGGAGCAGCCACTTCTGCGTACCAAGTAGAAGGCGCCTGGAATGTCAGCG ACAAGGGAGAAAGCATTTGGGACAGATACACTCACACCAGACCTGAAGATATCGCAGATGGCTCCAACGGTGACGTTGCCTGCGACTCGTATAATCTGTGGCAGACTGACATTGACAATATGGTGGACCTCGGACTACACTACTACAG ATTTTCAATATCCTGGTCTCGTCTTCTCCCTAATGGGTTTGCGAACAAGATCAGTGAAGATGGAGCAAGATACTACAACAACCTGATCGATGGTCTACTGGAGAAAGGCATTGAGCCTTTAGTTACACTGTACCACTGGGACCTGCCTCAAAATCTTCAAGACCTTG GTGGTTGGACCAACCCTCTGATAGCAGACTGGTTCTCTGACTATGCAAGAGTGGCGTACTCTCTGTTCGGTGACCGAGTGAAGATGTGGCTGACTATCAATGAACCGATGGCCATATGTGATGTTCCATACAACGCCGGAGCTTGGGCTCCAGGCATTTTAAGCCCTGATCATGGAACTCATTTGTGTAATAAGAATCTTCTACTTGCTCATGCTAAAGCTTACAGAGTGTATGATGAAGAATTCAGAGCGATGTATAATG gAGAAATATCGCTATCAAACATATTGTTTTGGTTTGAACCATGGACAGAAGATGATCACGATCTTGCAGAATTGGCAATTCAATACTGT GCCGGAAGATACTCACACGCAATATATTCTAAAGAAGGAGGCTGGCCACCAGCTATAGAGAAGATCATGGAAGAGAACAGCAAGAAGAAAGGATATTCCAAGTCCAATTTCCCGGCTTTTACTCAAGAAGAGATCGAATTCATCAAAG GAACTTTCGACTACTTCGCACTGAACTTCTATGGTGCCATGCTAGTGCGTGCTGCTGAAGAAGGTGAACAACTTGGACCCTGGCCTTTCGGAGACATACCTGATATCAACGCTGTCATAGGATATCGTCCAGAGTGGCCGGAAAATATCGTTTCTATTTTGGGG ATCTACCCCGAAGGTCTTCGCAAACAACTACACTGGTTGAAAGAAAACTACGGTGATATGAAGTTCCTCATCACGGAAAACGGTTACCCAACCCGCGGAGAACCTAACGATCAAGACCGTATTGAATATATTGAGGTGCATTTAAGAGAG ATTCTTCTGGCAATAAAAGAAGGCATCAATCTTACTCACTACACAGTATGGTCCCTCATGGATAATTTTGAATGGGCTGATGGATAtgg TACACGGTTCGGACTATACGAGGTGGACTTCAACGACCCGCTACGCCCACGCACCCCTCGTGACTCCGCTGCCTTCTACGCTAAAGTTATAAAGAACCACGCATTAGATGAAGAATAA
- the LOC142982695 gene encoding myrosinase 1-like has translation MIWYRIAAFCALLGVSWCTEDWTFPPGFKFGAATSSFQVEGAWNVSDKSQSIWDKFVHDKPDVIADCSNADVSADSYHLWETDVEKAAELGLNFYRFSISWPRLLPSGFANYTSEDGKRYYNNLIDGLLAKGIEPMVTLFHLDLPQTLQDLGGFTNPLIADWFADYARVAYSLFGDRVKIWLTINEPIMICDLAYNTAIMAPGVLSPDHGTYLCNKYILLAHAKAYRVYENEFKAMYQGEVSIANQLMWYEPEREADADLAELGRQYNTGRYSHPIYSKEGGWPPAIEKLIEENSLKKGFLTSNLPAFTQEEIELIRGTYDFYALNYYMSFTVRTASEGEDVGSYPLYGIPDLNAVFGHREEWTATNLTGFYLNPEGARRQMAWLKKNYDDMKILITENGYPNLGGLDDHDRIAFYQALFKQLILAIKEDGINLTHYTAWALMDNFEWTNGYSVKYGLYQVDFADPLRTRTARASARYYANVIKTLTISAES, from the exons ATGATCTGGTATCGAATAGCCGCGTTTTG CGCGCTGTTAGGCGTGTCATGGTGCACAGAAGACTGGACGTTCCCTCCAGGGTTCAAGTTTGGAGCAGCCACTTCTTCGTTCCAAGTAGAAGGCGCCTGGAATGTCAGCG ACAAATCCCAAAGCATTTGGGATAAGTTTGTGCACGACAAGCCTGATGTGATCGCGGACTGTTCTAATGCTGACGTATCGGCTGACTCATACCATCTTTGGGAGACTGACGTGGAGAAAGCAGCAGAGCTTGGACTGAACTTTTacag GTTCTCAATATCTTGGCCACGTCTCCTCCCGTCTGGCTTCGCGAACTACACCAGTGAGGACGGCAAGAGATACTACAACAACCTGATCGATGGTCTACTGGCTAAAGGCATTGAACCTATGGTCACTTTGTTCCACTTAGATTTACCACAGACTTTACAGGATCTTG GTGGTTTCACCAACCCTCTGATAGCAGACTGGTTCGCTGACTACGCGAGAGTGGCGTACTCTCTGTTCGGTGACCGAGTGAAGATCTGGCTGACTATCAACGAGCCCATCATGATCTGTGACCTTGCATACAACACTGCTATAATGGCTCCTGGTGTATTAAGCCCCGACCATGGAACTTATTTGTGCAATAAGTATATTCTGCTGGCTCATGCTAAGGCTTACAGAGTGTATGAAAATGAATTCAAAGCTATGTACCAAG GTGAAGTATCTATAGCCAATCAGTTGATGTGGTATGAACCGGAGCGTGAAGCTGACGCAGATTTAGCCGAACTTGGCAGACAATACAAT accGGCAGATACTCTCATCCAATATATTCCAAAGAAGGAGGCTGGCCACCAGCTATTGAGAAGCTTATAGAAGAGAACAGTCTGAAGAAAGGATTCCTAACATCCAATTTACCTGCCTTCACTCAAGAAGAGATTGAACTTATCAGAg GAACATACGACTTCTACGCGCTAAACTACTACATGTCGTTCACCGTTCGCACTGCGTCCGAAGGTGAGGACGTGGGTTCCTATCCGTTGTATGGTATTCCTGACCTGAACGCCGTGTTTGGACATCGCGAAGAATGGACCGCTACTAATCTCACTGGTTTCTAT CTTAATCCCGAAGGTGCTCGCCGCCAGATGGCCTGGTTGAAGAAGAACTATGATGACATGAAGATCCTTATCACAGAGAACGGGTATCCCAATCTGGGAGGCTTGGACGATCATGACAGGATAGCCTTTTACCAAGCGCTCTTCAAGCAG CTTATACTAGCGATCAAAGAAGACGGTATCAATCTAACTCACTACACAGCCTGGGCTCTAATGGACAACTTCGAGTGGACCAATGGTTATTC CGTCAAATATGGCTTATACCAGGTGGACTTCGCTGACCCTCTGCGCACGCGCACTGCCCGCGCCTCAGCGAGATACTACGCGAATGTCATCAAGACCCTCACCATTAGCGCAGAATCGTAG
- the LOC142982694 gene encoding myrosinase 1-like isoform X1, which yields MAWSYIVLLSALLGVSWCAEDWTFPPGFKFGAASASYQVEGGWNASDKGESIWDRFTHTRPQNIADGSNGDVACDSYNLWQTDIDNMKALGLHFYRFSISSFWPRLLPSGFPNYTSEDGKRYYNDLIDGLLKEGIEPMVTLYHWDLPQTLQDLGGWTNPLIADWFADYARVAYSLFGDRVKLWLTINEPLIMCDYPFNSGLLAPGIFSPDHGTYLCNRHVLLAHAKAYRLYDEEFRDQCNGEVSIANHLLWYEAWTEDDEEIAELARQNMGGRYSHAIYSEEGGWPSSIEKVMEENSKKKGYCKSLLPAFTSDEIELIKGTYDYYALNYYTSRLVRPAKEGEELTVYPIGDIPDLKAKTGTRPEWTATNSSFIYVAPEGIRKQLVWLKKTYGDMKVAITENGAPDLGGLNDQGRIDYYREHLKQVLLAIKEDGINVTHYTAWTLMDNFEWAEGYSSKFGLYEVNFTDPLRTRTPRDSAAYYANIIKNNGLKADS from the exons ATGGCCTGGAGTTATATAGTTCTGTTGAG CGCGCTGCTAGGCGTGTCATGGTGCGCAGAAGACTGGACGTTCCCTCCAGGGTTCAAGTTCGGAGCAGCCAGCGCGTCATACCAAGTAGAAGGTGGTTGGAATGCCAGTG ACAAAGGTGAGAGTATTTGGGACAGATTCACTCACACCAGGCCACAAAACATCGCAGATGGCTCCAACGGTGACGTGGCTTGCGACTCGTACAACCTGTGGCAGACTGACATTGACAATATGAAGGCACTTGGCTTACACTTTTACAG ATTCTCAATTTCTTCTTTCTGGCCGCGTCTGCTCCCGTCTGGTTTCCCGAACTACACTAGTGAGGACGGCAAGAGATACTACAACGACCTGATCGATGGTCTACTGAAGGAAGGCATCGAGCCTATGGTCACTTTGTACCACTGGGATCTGCCTCAAACGCTCCAAGATTTAG GTGGTTGGACCAACCCTCTAATAGCAGACTGGTTCGCTGACTACGCGAGAGTGGCGTACTCTCTGTTCGGTGACCGAGTGAAGCTATGGCTGACCATCAACGAGCCTTTGATAATGTGTGACTATCCTTTCAACTCTGGTCTTCTGGCCCCTGGTATATTTAGTCCTGACCATGGAACTTATTTGTGTAATAGGCATGTTTTGTTGGCTCATGCAAAGGCCTACAGATTATATGATGAGGAGTTCCGAGACCAGTGTAATG GTGAAGTGTCTATTGCAAACCATTTGCTGTGGTATGAGGCCTGGACAGAAGATGATGAGGAAATTGCAGAACTTGCTCGACAGAACATG GGAGGCAGATACTCACACGCAATATATTCTGAAGAAGGAGGCTGGCCATCATCTATAGAGAAGGTCATGGAAGAGAACAGCAAGAAGAAAGGATACTGCAAGTCCCTCCTACCAGCTTTTACCTCAGATGAAATAGAACTTATTAAAG gaACCTACGATTACTACGCACTGAATTATTACACGTCACGCCTCGTGCGTCCTGCGAAAGAAGGTGAAGAGCTGACTGTGTACCCGATTGGTGATATTCCCGACCTGAAAGCCAAGACCGGCACACGGCCTGAATGGACTGCTACCAACTCCAGTTTTATTTAC GTTGCTCCCGAGGGTATCCGTAAACAACTCGTGTGGTTGAAGAAGACTTATGGCGACATGAAGGTTGCGATCACAGAGAACGGTGCTCCAGATCTTGGAGGACTAAACGATCAGGGCAGGATAGATTATTACCGGGAGCATTTGAAACAG GTCCTTCTGGCAATCAAAGAAGACGGTATTAATGTAACTCACTACACTGCTTGGACGCTCATGGACAATTTCGAATGGGCTGAGGGATACAG cTCCAAGTTCGGGCTGTACGAGGTGAACTTTACCGATCCGTTGCGTACACGCACTCCTCGTGACTCTGCTGCCTACTACGcgaatattataaagaataacGGCTTAAAAGCAGATAGTtga
- the LOC142982693 gene encoding myrosinase 1-like isoform X1 translates to MVWYQPLVFSALLGVSWCTEDWTFPPGFKFGAASSSYQVEGAWNVSDKGESIWDRFTHTRPEKILNGDNGDVACDSYHLWQEDIDNIADLGLHYYRFSISWPRLLPTGFANKISEDGARYYNNLIDGLLEKGIEPMVSLYHWDLPQTLQDLGGWTNPLIADWFADYARVAYSLFGDRVKMWLTINEPMIVCDSAYNTAIIAPGILNSDHGAFLCNKHVLLAHAKAYRVYEEEFRAQYQGEISIANQLIWYEAWTEDDEDIAELAVQYIAGRYSHAIYSEEGGWPPAIEKIIDENSKKKGYATSLLPAFTQEEIELIKGTYDYYAMNYYTSRVVRAAREGEQLIAFPIGDIPDLNAVVGVRPEWPASDASPESSATFFYIYPEGIRRQLVWLKNNYGNLKFAITENGAPDVGGLNDQGRIDYYQKHLKQLLLAIKEDGINLTHFTAWTLMDNFEWTDGYRSKFGLYEVDFNDPLRTRTPRNSARFYANIIKNNALDVE, encoded by the exons ATGGTTTGGTATCAGCCACTTGTGTTTAG CGCGCTGCTAGGCGTGTCATGGTGCACAGAAGACTGGACGTTCCCTCCAGGGTTCAAGTTCGGGGCTGCCAGTTCTTCGTACCAAGTGGAAGGCGCCTGGAATGTCAGCG ACAAAGGAGAAAGCATTTGGGACAGATTCACTCACACCAGACCTGAAAAGATCTTGAACGGTGATAATGGTGACGTCGCCTGCGACTCCTACCATCTGTGGCAGGAAGACATTGACAATATTGCGGACCTCGGACTACACTACTATAG GTTTTCAATATCCTGGCCTCGCCTACTCCCGACTGGATTCGCAAACAAGATCAGTGAAGATGGAGCAAGATACTACAACAACCTGATCGATGGTCTACTGGAGAAAGGCATTGAGCCTATGGTCTCTTTGTACCACTGGGATCTGCCTCAAACTCTTCAAGATCTTG GTGGTTGGACCAACCCTCTGATAGCAGACTGGTTCGCTGACTACGCGAGAGTGGCGTACTCTCTGTTCGGTGACCGAGTGAAAATGTGGCTGACTATCAATGAACCGATGATTGTTTGTGACTCTGCATACAACACTGCAATTATTGCTCCTGGTATTTTAAATTCTGATCACGGAGCCTTTTTGTGCAATAAACATGTTCTACTGGCTCATGCTAAAGCTTACAGAGTGTACGAAGAAGAATTCAGGGCTCAGTATCAAG GTGAAATATCAATCGCCAACCAACTGATCTGGTATGAGGCGTGGACAGAAGACGATGAAGACATAGCTGAGCTTGCTGTACAATATATT GCTGGAAGATATTCTCACGCAATATATTCAGAAGAAGGAGGCTGGCCACCAGCTATAGAGAAGATCATAGACGAGAACAGCAAGAAGAAAGGATACGCTACGTCTCTTTTACCAGCTTTTACTCAAGAGGAAATTGAACTCATTAAGG gaaCATACGACTACTACGCAATGAACTACTACACGTCACGCGTGGTGCGCGCTGCGAGAGAAGGTGAGCAGTTGATAGCGTTTCCTATTGGTGACATACCAGACCTGAACGCGGTGGTAGGAGTACGACCCGAATGGCCTGCGTCTGACGCCTCGCCTGAAAGTAGTGCTACTTTTTTCtat ATCTATCCCGAAGGCATTCGTCGCCAGTTAGTCTGGTTGAAGAACAACTACGGCAATCTAAAGTTCGCTATCACTGAAAATGGAGCTCCTGACGTAGGCGGACTAAATGACCAGGGCAGAATAGATTATTACCAGAAACACTTAAAACAG CTTTTGCTAGCGATCAAAGAGGACGGTATAAATCTGACTCACTTTACTGCATGGACTCTCATGGACAACTTCGAATGGACTGATGGATACAG ATCCAAGTTTGGACTATACGAGGTGGACTTTAACGACCCGTTGCGCACACGCACGCCGCGTAACTCCGCCCGCTTCTACGCTAATATTATCAAGAATAACGCGCTTGACGTGGAATAA
- the LOC142982694 gene encoding myrosinase 1-like isoform X2, whose amino-acid sequence MAWSYIVLLSALLGVSWCAEDWTFPPGFKFGAASASYQVEGGWNASDKGESIWDRFTHTRPQNIADGSNGDVACDSYNLWQTDIDNMKALGLHFYSEDGKRYYNDLIDGLLKEGIEPMVTLYHWDLPQTLQDLGGWTNPLIADWFADYARVAYSLFGDRVKLWLTINEPLIMCDYPFNSGLLAPGIFSPDHGTYLCNRHVLLAHAKAYRLYDEEFRDQCNGEVSIANHLLWYEAWTEDDEEIAELARQNMGGRYSHAIYSEEGGWPSSIEKVMEENSKKKGYCKSLLPAFTSDEIELIKGTYDYYALNYYTSRLVRPAKEGEELTVYPIGDIPDLKAKTGTRPEWTATNSSFIYVAPEGIRKQLVWLKKTYGDMKVAITENGAPDLGGLNDQGRIDYYREHLKQVLLAIKEDGINVTHYTAWTLMDNFEWAEGYSSKFGLYEVNFTDPLRTRTPRDSAAYYANIIKNNGLKADS is encoded by the exons ATGGCCTGGAGTTATATAGTTCTGTTGAG CGCGCTGCTAGGCGTGTCATGGTGCGCAGAAGACTGGACGTTCCCTCCAGGGTTCAAGTTCGGAGCAGCCAGCGCGTCATACCAAGTAGAAGGTGGTTGGAATGCCAGTG ACAAAGGTGAGAGTATTTGGGACAGATTCACTCACACCAGGCCACAAAACATCGCAGATGGCTCCAACGGTGACGTGGCTTGCGACTCGTACAACCTGTGGCAGACTGACATTGACAATATGAAGGCACTTGGCTTACACTTTTACAG TGAGGACGGCAAGAGATACTACAACGACCTGATCGATGGTCTACTGAAGGAAGGCATCGAGCCTATGGTCACTTTGTACCACTGGGATCTGCCTCAAACGCTCCAAGATTTAG GTGGTTGGACCAACCCTCTAATAGCAGACTGGTTCGCTGACTACGCGAGAGTGGCGTACTCTCTGTTCGGTGACCGAGTGAAGCTATGGCTGACCATCAACGAGCCTTTGATAATGTGTGACTATCCTTTCAACTCTGGTCTTCTGGCCCCTGGTATATTTAGTCCTGACCATGGAACTTATTTGTGTAATAGGCATGTTTTGTTGGCTCATGCAAAGGCCTACAGATTATATGATGAGGAGTTCCGAGACCAGTGTAATG GTGAAGTGTCTATTGCAAACCATTTGCTGTGGTATGAGGCCTGGACAGAAGATGATGAGGAAATTGCAGAACTTGCTCGACAGAACATG GGAGGCAGATACTCACACGCAATATATTCTGAAGAAGGAGGCTGGCCATCATCTATAGAGAAGGTCATGGAAGAGAACAGCAAGAAGAAAGGATACTGCAAGTCCCTCCTACCAGCTTTTACCTCAGATGAAATAGAACTTATTAAAG gaACCTACGATTACTACGCACTGAATTATTACACGTCACGCCTCGTGCGTCCTGCGAAAGAAGGTGAAGAGCTGACTGTGTACCCGATTGGTGATATTCCCGACCTGAAAGCCAAGACCGGCACACGGCCTGAATGGACTGCTACCAACTCCAGTTTTATTTAC GTTGCTCCCGAGGGTATCCGTAAACAACTCGTGTGGTTGAAGAAGACTTATGGCGACATGAAGGTTGCGATCACAGAGAACGGTGCTCCAGATCTTGGAGGACTAAACGATCAGGGCAGGATAGATTATTACCGGGAGCATTTGAAACAG GTCCTTCTGGCAATCAAAGAAGACGGTATTAATGTAACTCACTACACTGCTTGGACGCTCATGGACAATTTCGAATGGGCTGAGGGATACAG cTCCAAGTTCGGGCTGTACGAGGTGAACTTTACCGATCCGTTGCGTACACGCACTCCTCGTGACTCTGCTGCCTACTACGcgaatattataaagaataacGGCTTAAAAGCAGATAGTtga